DNA from Stegostoma tigrinum isolate sSteTig4 chromosome 8, sSteTig4.hap1, whole genome shotgun sequence:
GAAAAGTGCCTTTAAAAGGCGAGGCTGCATTTGGCACAGAATTGTTGACATTACTCTGATGTCGAGAAGGCAAAAAAAACCCCCATCTGTTTAACACTTGTTAAAATTCCAACCCATTAACCCTTTCAGTATTGCTGAATCCACTTGGCTCTTTGAACCATGAGTGAACACTTGCAATTGTCTGCAGAGAAGACGGGGTCATTTGAAAGACTGGTGGCAGAGCAGGAAGCAGGATCATAGTGGCTCAGGCTGAGATCTAACCAGAACCAAAAACCTGGTGTCACTCCAGATCCCAGGTAGCTCCCAATGAAGCAAGTGCACTGCTTTCCGAGCCATGGTTCTCGATCAAGGGGCAATTTCGTGCTAAGACCTGAACCACTTGAGATCCCCCATTGCATCTATTTATGTGGAAAGTGGGAAAGAAAAACATATGTGGTGAACAATTTGTCCAGCTCCATTTTGAGCTTTATAATGACTCACCACACACAAACTTTTCCTGTTCACTTTCCTTGCAGAACAAATCATTTACAATCTTTAAACTCATCTCATCCTCTTTTGAGTTGGAGACACGGTTTCTCACTAAAGTATTATAACTTGTGTTTAAATAGACACACATTTACTAAGGGACTGAGCAGCAGCGCATTTGAAAACATGTTTAAAATCAGAGACAGGTTTACTAATGACGCCACAGTAACTAGAGTGCTGTCCTATTTATATAGGAACAGTGTTATTATTAAGAGACCAAGACTCTTATGTCAAATAttcacaatagacaataggtgcaggagtaggccattcggcccttcgagccagcaccaccgttcattatgatcatggctgatcatccataatcagtatcctgttcctgccttatccccttaacccttgattccactatcttttagagctctatccatctctttcttgaaagtatccagagagttggcctccactgtcaTTCTTAATCCAAATTTAACCATTATGAGCCACTATGTGCCAAAGCCAGAAACTAAACTTCAATCAGCATGTCTAAACTAGTAAAAGTCGATGGTAAACAAGCTTCAGGGTGCATGCAAAACAGATGGGAGTCTTTTTTTGAATCACCCAAGATAATTTTCACATTAAACCCTAAACATTTTGATTCTATTGCAGTTCTTCCACTCAGCCTGCTTATCCGTTATCAATGCATAGCTGGAATAGGAGGTCAagagattaaatttaaaaatgggTCACAGGATGGTGAAGACTAGCTCTGAAGGACAGTGGGTGGATACTACCAAGTTGTTATTAGCGACACAAGGGTAAAGAGTCATTTCTACAAACTGGAAGAGACAAGGGACGTAGTGTGTCACACACAGTCATAAAAGACTGTGAAGGAATGCTGCTGAATAGATTGCATAACGTCTGCAACCTTGCCAAGACAAGACTGCTAACCCACAAGTATAATTCACCCCCTCCCATAATGAGAAACTTCATTGTGGAAAATGTGAAACATTGCAATATTTAATATGATTTCAGCCTAACAGGGTACTCAGATCATATTAGAAATGCAGATCAACAATACGGAGCAACATGAAGAAATGCAGAATTGTGTTGCTTTTGTACAGAGTGCTTCCGAATTGAATCCAATAGGGGacagaccacccccaccccaatacATCACTCAGTAGTTCTCACTTCTGGTTAAACTGTTCAAGGAAAGCCTCCTTCTCAAAGTTGAGGCAGCTTTTGGAACATAAAATGGCTCCAGTGTTTGTTTTTCCATATGTAAACTAAGCAAGGAGCAAAGAAGTGTGGAAAGCATGGAAGCGTTTACATCAAACATTTGCTGTGTCAGGTTCAAAcatgtcaatgagatccacccaCTAGTAGTGCAAAATGATTTGAGTCTCTTATCTTCGCCAATAAaactgatttttatttatttattgacgGGAGGAGGAAAGCACACACTGCATATAGAAGCCAGTGCCAAACCAGATACTGTGCTTTAATCCAAAACTCAGGTACAACAAAGAGCAAGAGAAGACAAGCTAGTACGCATGGAATAACCTTGCTGGAGCATCCCATAATGTCAGCTCAATGTCACagaaaagttagatcacatggcacAACTCCTACCACCCTGGTTATTTTAATTAAAGGAACAAACTGCATTCTAGTTAATGGTGTGTTTACACACTACATATTACAACATCTTAATATTtaacattaaattttaaaaaagacttcaTATTGGAGATGGATTGCAATTCGCTCCACGCAACATCTCCAAAAAAACCTGCAAGTGTTACAATAAGGCAGCTCCTTCCCCTGATTCAGCACAAAATATAAAAAGGAGGCAGAAGTCACACAGGACCCATGCTTACCTTCTGGTCAGATAGTAGAGGGTTGCTCTGAAGTGGATTCAAATGTCCATTGATAAGGGACGTGGGTCTGTCATGTTCACAGAATAAACTGCCATTGATATAGTGAAACCTGTCTCCAGGGACAAGACGATTCCGGCAAGTGGCACAAGTAAAGCACTGTAGGGAACGGAGAAACAAAAGTAGCATTTTTTAGTTACCAAGCAATAGTATTAAGATAAACTCAACCCTCTTATGCAACGGCTGCAAATCTGGGCTGATTTCTCAGAAAGGCGGTGGCTCAGGAGTTACCTAATACAGCTCTTTAAAATTATGGCGAGGTTTGAAAGGGTGGACATACCAGAGATGTTTCCAATTACAGAGCTGTAAATATGATAGTAATAAATCAGATAATGGAATTCAGTAAAAACATCTCGATCCCTAAAAGTAAACGAagaatgtggaatttgttaccacaAAAGACTAGCTGACGTGAACAACATAGTACGATAGAATTAGAATAAGATTTTGTTGTCGCGGAGTACATgagaacagtgaaaagtgtacaatgtctctactcccagtgccatcttaggtacaacagttgaaaatcttaggtacaaagaagaaaaataaagaaacaaagttaaacattacagtccttcttagtaCAAAGTAGATCAACATATCCAAAAGAAGATTTCCGTGCtaatgggggtggggagggaataaaGTGGATTGATAAAAGGCTGATAGGGACCATTAGTGccaattgggctgaatggcctgtgccaATGCTGTGGATATTTCCACACATCACAACATCATACTGGGTGAGTGCTCTTGGAGTCTCAAATTACCGATTTACTGTAAAAGAGCTCAGTGCACAAGAGTGGGGCAGGAGTGATCATTTTTATACTCAGTGAAGATGCCAGTGGtaatagaaatatagaagataggagcagaaggaggccattcagctttcgAGCGTGCTTCACCATTCTTCGCGAtcgtggctgattgtccaactcaatagcctaatcccgctttctctccataaactttgatcccattcgcccgaAGTGCTAtgtctagtcgcctcttgaatacattttttttgtatcaactacttcctgtggtaatgaattccacaggctcaccactctttgggtgaagaaatgtctcttcatctccatcctaaatggtctaccccaaatcctcacacaatggcccctggttctgggcacacccaccattggggacatcctccctgcatctaccctgtcaagttctgttagaattttgtaagtctctatgagattccatCAACCCCCACCATTCATCCAGcaaactccagcgaaaacaatcccaacctagtcactctctcctcatacgtcagtacCACcaatccccagaatcagcctggtaaaccttcgctgctcCGTCTCGAGagtaagagcatccttcctcagaaaaggacaCTAAAATTACATTCAATGTTACAGGGGTagtctcaccaagatcctgtataactgcaacaacgcatccctgctcctgtatttgaaACCTATTGcaacgaaggccaacataccatttgccttctttactgcctgctgcacctgcatgcttaccttcagcggctggcgcacaaggacacccaggtcccactacacactcccctcttccaatttacagccattcaggtgaTAATCTGCCTTCtggtttttgcttccaaagtgaataacctcacatttatgcaTTAATTCAGGTGTAAGAAAGTTGCCCAGATAATGATAGTTCAGAAATCCCTCTAAGCAGGATGCATGCCATTACCTTGAGGTGATAGACGTTGCCTTGTGCCCTCATAACCAACTCACTAGCTGGTATCGATTGTCCACACGCACTGCACGCCCCACTGTTCCCAAACAATCTAAAGACAAAAGCGTGACAACAGTTAGACATTATCCTCATTATCTAGAAGCTGCTGTGAAACATTTCAACAGTTACTGATTTACAGGGGAAAGTTGACTGGAAGGAAAGGAGAGAGATGTTTGTAGCTCCCAGCATTTAGCATACATGACCTCTGCTAAAGAGCTGTACATCTCATGGACATTACCATTTCATTATTTGTTAATTGCCTTTCAATCCAATTCCCTCGCTCCAAATACTACttgcaccattttaaaaaatgtgttcaaATGGAGTCAGAATAATGACTTAACATCATCCTTGAGACCTAACTACTTTGGAATATTGAACGGTTGGTCATCTTTGGGAGTTGACTAGGTAAGGAGATAGCAGTGAAGTCTCCAATGGGAGAACTAAAATTGTCTGAAACAGAAGTATAAAGGTCACCATTAAAAAATTGCACCATCAGTCAAAGTGAGATCCAACCCAAGAAAGTGTGTTATAAAACAGACAATGTTGGAACCAAACCATCTGCCCACAGAAAGACTGAGACATAGAGATGGCCTTTGTCACAAAGATTAGCTGTCAGCCTTATTGGTCAGCTCCAAAATGAACGTTTTGCTAACAGGGAATAACCCCATAAGTCTGTTTTACTCCAAAATTGCCCTTACAGGCTCTCGAGCTGAAACCTTCACCCGTTCCATGCCTATGTCATAGCCCTATGCTGCCAAACGTTCCCCCCTTCCATAAGAAAGAAAACTCTGCGGGTGTGTCTAAGGGTCAACTTTCTCAGGCAGTGCATGGACAGTGCAGATTCCCCTCTCACCGCTCCAGACGCCTGTGTTCTGTAATGTAATGAaatgtgtgttcaggcttccttATCTGCTGAGGGGAGAACTGCAGCCCAACTCAGAATGACTTCATCTGCCTCAGTTCGACGTTCCCTAACAACCAGAATGAAATTTCGATTTGACGAAAAAAAGTAATTTACGGGGATCGCCTGCCATTCCCCATCACCCTGGCGCTCCGTGCAGTATTCTCCAGCTGAAAGTAAACCTAAGGCGATTTCAAGGGAAGCGACTAGGGCAactaaataaattaaaataataatTCTCCAtttacactctctctcccatatcCATTTTTTTCCTGCCACATGTATTTATTCTGAATAATAAGCGCGCCTTCAGCTTCAGGGCTGTCATCTTGCGTTGTACTAATTTGCTGTCGCGACTTTATTGAAAAATAGTCTCCAAGTTGTTTATTAAAACTATCGACACACAGCGCAGTAAAGCTGCTCGCTTAAGATAGCCTTTAATAGGGCGCGCCAGAAACAAATTTTGCACTGGTATCGATTGCAGAACTGCAATCAAAACTCCATCTCAAAACTAATTAGTTCAGATACACATCGACACGCTGGTGGCTGAATTCTAATGCTTCATGTGACGGCGACGGTGACCTCCAGAACAATATTAACTGCTCAACATCCTGCAGGAAGGGGCTGCTCTCTCCAGTATTTTGGGGTGGCGTGGGCTTTTTATGTTGGGGCTATGTTTTCAACCCTATCCCcgagaaagcaaaacaaaaagcatgAACGACGAGGTTACAGGACACAGTAAGCCAGCCAAACCCGCCTGGGAAAACGTGTTTACAAAATATTCACAACGGCGGGACTCAGGCGACAGACACTTCGTACTGAAGCCGAGTTACCTGCAGAGAAAGACTCCATAAACCCTCAGTGAGCTGAACAACAGAATTGTGAGAGACGCACAGAGTGGGGAGAGGGGCGCACCGAGAgtagggagagtggggagaagGACGcacagagagtggggagaggggcgCACAGAGTGGGGCGAGGAAGGTTGAAAAACTCTCCCTGGGTTTGATCTGACAGAATTTTCACTTTAGAACGTACAAGTATTGCAAATTGGTGATTAGCTTGAATTGCTAACTTGGAGGTTTAAACAAAACAGCCAGACGTATTTCTAGTATTCATTAGATTTCCGACTGCAGGGACCATCTCCCACCCAAAACAAAAAGTCTGTGCATTTGATCGGAATGTTTGTTTTTTGGGTGGCAATTACATTGCAGTTCTCGACAGATGGGAGGCGGCTGCGCTTACAAGGCAAAATGTGTAACATTAGCTTAAACTTTTCACTTTGGGAGCTGCGTGACTCGAATGTCAATCGCCCCAAACAGGGGGAATTCCTCAAGTCCATTTACTGTTCTTTAATGGAGCCTCGGGAACCCGAAGCGTTCGATTAAGCCTCTATCGGTCTGACTTGGGGTTCCCAATGGTTCCTGCTCCTGCTTGTTGGATCTCATACCTCACACCTCACCAACTCAGCGCCAACTAATGAAAACAGGAGGGTTTAATTCCCGCACTCTACCCTCCTCATCCTCACCACTACAACaccccccctccagcccctcctcCTCAGACTGTGACGACTGAAAATTGGTTTCAATTTTCGTGAGGAAAAGGTCGTTAATATTTCAACAATTCGGACCGCAATCAATCACAACATCAAAATGAAACCGAACTCTTTCCAAGCGCCTGAACTGGAGCACACTGATACAGAAAGCGGTGCTTTTTGCATAATCGCAAACAAAAGGAACACCGGGAGGAAAGGGGGGAAGCAGTAAAAAGGCTGCGGATAAAAATTAATACAAAAACGAGACTTCTTTTGGATAACGGGGTGAGACTGTAAACAGCTAAAATGACGCTTGGCTAATTCCGAGTAACAGATATGGCCCCTGGTGAATTAAAGACCTTGAATTAATGCTGTTATGACAAATCAAGATAAACGTCCCCCTAAATTGCATGCGATTTAATTAATTTTTGAAATACTAGAGGGTTTTTTTTCGCTCACTAATAGTTCCGTGACTCGCCGACTGTCATTGTGCTAAAGTGGCTACACTTCAAACTGAGGCTCAGTAATGAACTCTCAGCTTCAGCAGCATGGCCAAAactgggagggggagagtgggaaaggggagggggcagagtgagGAAGGGGGAAAGAGTCAGACAGGGGGACCGAgatggaggagggagtgagagtgtgagaggaaGGGGAGGAAGTGAGGGGGAAAGGAGTGAAGGTGGGAGGGAGTGaaagagggggagtggaaaagtgGGAAGAGTGAGGAAAtggggatggtgagagagtgggaagtgaaatgagagagaggagtgaaagagagggggagtgtaTCATTTCATTTCCGTGCCTGGGAATTATAAAACAGAGAGAGCAAAAGCGCCACCCGAGCTGGTGGTAATCCCACTCTCAAAAGCCAATTTTCTTAattaaatgttttgtttcttAGCTGTCGGTTCTATTCATTTTGTCTCTTCTGCTCACCAGCACTCAAATCGAGCCTGTCGAATATCTCATTAgtttttttaaagagaaaaataTATGTAAAAGGAGGGACAGTGAAAGAGCTGTCACTAATTAAAGCTTTTAATTGTGCCGAGTCCTATTGAATGCTCTATCTGGGAGATCTGAAACTACAGGCTCTAGTGTTTGTCACCCACCAATCTCCAGCTTATTAACAACATTCCACGCCCCCCACCCCGCGCCCCCAAAAATAAAAGTGTAGATCCAGACTGATTCTTAATTAGTCTGGAATCTAGTAAAAGGAGAACCAGGATATACCATATAGTGGGGGCTGGGGGCTGAATTAATAAGcagttttacacacacacacacacacacacacagaatccaaCCAATCTCACTTCAATTATTCCCCTATCGAGTTGAAATCAGAGCTTTTTATTTCTCTCGACTGTGATTTAGTATCTGACAAGTTCATTGCCACTAAAATCCACAGCAGCTCTAAACTTGCTCAACctttaagggaaaaaaaattacgcACCCCCCCAAGAGAGAAACACTCACAGAAATGAAATATTTAATCTCTTGAAAGTTGTGACATGTGATCCCCTCTGTAGCCCCTTCCATTTAGATGATTGGAGGCTCAGTCACGTGCCAAGAAGAAGAAGGTTACACGGTTGTGGAAAACGATAATAACTCTCACTTCCATCGTCTTCAGGTTTAATAAAATTCCTTCTCTCTCCCAAGTCACGGAAAGTCAACTTTCCCAGGAACTTccgcttcctcctcctcctctcccacccccacactccaCATGGAGCAGACgcatattttaaatta
Protein-coding regions in this window:
- the lmo4 gene encoding LIM domain transcription factor LMO4, which codes for MVNNGSSQPPTGSVNRAGLAWKMCAGCRGKIADRFLLYAMDSYWHSRCLKCSCCQAQLGEIGTSCYTKSGMILCRNDYIRLFGNSGACSACGQSIPASELVMRAQGNVYHLKCFTCATCRNRLVPGDRFHYINGSLFCEHDRPTSLINGHLNPLQSNPLLSDQKVC